One Fibrobacter sp. UWB16 DNA window includes the following coding sequences:
- the murG gene encoding undecaprenyldiphospho-muramoylpentapeptide beta-N-acetylglucosaminyltransferase, with translation MKKFLFVCGGTGGHIFPAVAIAESLKKMGVTQITFAGRKDSMEERLVAKNWPYEYISAVPLHRGPFLKNLALPFNLTKSLIRAKSVVKKVNPDVVIATGGYVSLPIVLAAGSMGIPVYLQEQNAVAGIANKVGARYAKTVFVTSEEAMKGFPIEKTRILGNPIRDLPSADSLARPVEFREGRKAVFIVGGSQGAAGINNKIEESIGRIAAHEDISVVWQVGAKNVDSINERLGILPNVAVRGFLDNIYAYMKHADLIISRAGASGLAEILAFGKPSILLPYPHATANHQEHNARVVEKAGAALVELDDEPNDLWNKVEALLYDSERLEKMGEAAKSLGMPDAADQIAKIILDMERT, from the coding sequence ATGAAAAAGTTCCTCTTTGTTTGCGGTGGCACGGGTGGCCACATTTTCCCGGCAGTGGCTATTGCCGAGAGTTTGAAGAAGATGGGTGTCACTCAGATTACTTTTGCGGGCCGTAAGGATTCTATGGAAGAACGCCTTGTGGCAAAGAACTGGCCGTACGAATATATTTCTGCGGTTCCGCTGCACCGTGGACCGTTCCTCAAGAATTTGGCTTTGCCGTTCAACTTGACGAAGTCCTTGATTCGCGCTAAGAGTGTTGTTAAAAAAGTGAATCCGGATGTGGTGATTGCAACGGGTGGCTATGTTTCGCTCCCGATCGTGCTTGCTGCAGGTTCCATGGGTATTCCGGTTTATTTGCAGGAACAGAATGCTGTTGCCGGTATCGCAAATAAGGTTGGTGCCCGTTATGCAAAGACTGTCTTTGTGACTTCCGAAGAGGCCATGAAGGGTTTCCCGATTGAAAAGACCCGCATTCTTGGCAACCCGATTCGTGATTTGCCTTCTGCTGATTCCTTGGCCCGTCCGGTGGAATTCCGCGAAGGCCGCAAGGCTGTGTTTATCGTTGGTGGTTCGCAGGGCGCTGCTGGCATCAACAACAAGATTGAAGAAAGCATTGGCCGCATTGCTGCCCACGAAGATATTAGCGTGGTTTGGCAGGTGGGCGCCAAAAATGTCGATAGCATTAACGAACGCCTTGGCATTTTGCCGAACGTCGCTGTCCGTGGATTCTTGGACAACATCTATGCTTACATGAAGCATGCCGATTTGATTATCAGCCGCGCTGGTGCATCGGGACTTGCAGAAATCCTTGCTTTTGGCAAGCCGTCTATTTTGCTCCCGTACCCACATGCGACTGCAAACCATCAGGAACACAATGCACGTGTGGTCGAAAAGGCTGGCGCTGCTCTTGTGGAACTTGATGATGAACCGAATGATCTTTGGAACAAGGTGGAAGCTCTCCTGTACGATTCTGAACGCCTGGAGAAGATGGGCGAAGCCGCTAAATCGCTTGGCATGCCCGATGCCGCTGACCAGATTGCAAAAATTATCCTGGATATGGAGAGAACGTAA
- a CDS encoding putative peptidoglycan glycosyltransferase FtsW, whose protein sequence is MSNSQAIGMNKLLLIVTLILMCFGIAVIYSASAPVASSRNLPAEYYLKAHLFKVLGAVVILGVFYKIDYALWKVLARVIFGFGAILTLAAIVSGGEVKGASRWIWGIQPSEIMKFGFITWVCSKLSNAGDEIKSIKCTIVQPAVPLAISAILLVCQPNFSMLIMFCVLLLVMLMIAGANYKYVGLSVLVSMPLGLIALLLKPHSRSRILAHFSADGTMTASQWQGRHALEALGNGGFFGTGIGMGEQKLGYLPEAHKDVVYSVIGEEFGFVGTFAVLLAFAILFSQGYNIARSSTTRFGRYMAVALTTSLFLNFVIHVCVCVGLIPTTGQPLPFLSFGGTNLMFSAAFIGILLNISRSTSGKSIREPYMSSTLSFDTSRFMNFRTRRSSI, encoded by the coding sequence CTCTCAAGCCATAGGAATGAACAAGCTTTTGCTGATTGTCACATTAATATTAATGTGCTTTGGCATCGCTGTTATCTATTCTGCCTCGGCACCGGTGGCATCTTCTCGTAACTTGCCCGCAGAATACTACCTCAAGGCCCATCTCTTTAAGGTCTTGGGGGCGGTTGTGATTCTTGGCGTGTTCTACAAGATTGACTATGCGCTTTGGAAGGTGCTTGCCCGCGTTATCTTTGGCTTTGGCGCCATTCTCACTTTGGCCGCTATCGTTTCGGGTGGCGAGGTGAAGGGTGCTTCTCGCTGGATCTGGGGTATTCAGCCTTCTGAAATTATGAAGTTTGGCTTTATCACTTGGGTCTGCTCGAAGCTTTCGAACGCGGGTGACGAAATCAAGTCTATCAAGTGCACGATTGTCCAGCCGGCGGTTCCTTTGGCAATTTCTGCTATCTTGCTTGTTTGCCAGCCGAACTTCTCGATGCTCATCATGTTCTGCGTGCTTTTGCTCGTGATGCTCATGATTGCTGGTGCAAACTACAAGTATGTCGGTTTGAGTGTTCTCGTGAGTATGCCGCTGGGTCTTATTGCGCTTCTCTTGAAGCCGCATTCCCGTAGCCGTATTTTGGCGCACTTCTCTGCAGACGGTACGATGACGGCTTCTCAGTGGCAGGGACGCCACGCTCTTGAAGCGCTTGGCAATGGCGGGTTCTTTGGAACGGGTATCGGCATGGGCGAACAGAAACTCGGATACTTGCCCGAAGCCCATAAGGATGTGGTTTATTCTGTGATTGGCGAGGAATTTGGCTTTGTCGGTACATTTGCCGTGTTGCTCGCTTTTGCAATCCTTTTCTCGCAGGGCTACAACATTGCAAGGTCTTCGACGACTCGCTTTGGCAGGTACATGGCTGTGGCTCTTACGACTTCGCTTTTCTTGAATTTTGTCATTCACGTTTGCGTGTGTGTTGGTCTTATTCCGACGACGGGTCAGCCGCTTCCGTTCCTTAGCTTTGGCGGAACGAACCTGATGTTCTCGGCTGCATTTATTGGGATTTTGTTGAATATTTCCCGCTCGACAAGCGGTAAGAGCATTCGCGAACCCTATATGAGCAGCACGCTTTCGTTTGACACAAGTCGGTTTATGAATTTTAGGACAAGAAGGAGTTCTATATGA
- the murC gene encoding UDP-N-acetylmuramate--L-alanine ligase: MQINDCKRVRRLHFVGIGGAGMSGIAEVLHENGFVVTGSDMGEGAVIDYLKGLGIRIDPKHEAKNVVDADLVVYSSAIPFDNPELVEARNRRIPVIRRAEMLGELMRLKYTLSIAGTHGKTTTTSIVGAIWEEAGLDPTIIVGGIVKGKCSGAKVGHGDYLIAESDEFDRSFLSMMPSSAIITNIDADHLDTYENIDAIKDAFTQFANKIPFYGQVIVCLDDPNVQQILSHLKKPVITYGFTRQAKYRIENLKFVKGYPQFEILNDGQSLGEFKLQIPGRHNVLNATAAVALAVEEGISIEVARKAVAAFEGVKRRFEFIGEKNGVMVFDDYAHHPTEATATLLGFREAFPDKRIIVAFQPHLFTRTRDQHEAFGSAFSNCDVLLVTDIYPSREKPIEGVTGAMVANSAADRGHRDARFIGDVNNLIPVCKDLLKPNDVIVLMGAGNIWKLGQTILEKSV, encoded by the coding sequence ATGCAGATTAATGATTGTAAACGTGTTCGTCGCCTTCATTTTGTGGGCATCGGTGGCGCCGGTATGTCCGGTATTGCCGAAGTGCTCCATGAAAACGGCTTTGTGGTGACGGGTTCCGATATGGGCGAAGGTGCTGTCATTGATTACTTGAAAGGCCTTGGCATTCGCATTGACCCGAAGCACGAAGCAAAAAATGTCGTAGATGCGGACTTGGTCGTTTATTCCTCTGCCATTCCATTTGACAATCCGGAACTTGTCGAAGCTCGCAACCGCCGTATCCCGGTGATTCGCCGCGCCGAAATGCTCGGTGAACTGATGCGCCTCAAGTACACGCTCTCTATTGCCGGTACGCATGGCAAGACCACGACGACGTCTATCGTTGGCGCCATCTGGGAAGAAGCTGGCCTTGACCCGACGATTATCGTGGGCGGCATTGTGAAGGGCAAGTGCAGTGGCGCTAAGGTTGGCCACGGCGACTACCTCATTGCCGAAAGTGACGAATTTGACCGCAGCTTCCTTTCGATGATGCCGTCTTCGGCAATCATCACGAACATCGATGCCGACCATCTCGATACATACGAGAACATCGATGCCATCAAGGATGCGTTCACTCAGTTTGCAAACAAGATTCCGTTCTACGGTCAGGTGATTGTATGCCTCGACGATCCGAACGTGCAGCAGATTTTGTCGCACCTCAAGAAGCCGGTGATTACGTACGGCTTTACTCGCCAGGCAAAGTATCGCATTGAAAATCTCAAGTTCGTGAAGGGCTATCCGCAGTTTGAAATCCTCAACGATGGCCAAAGCCTCGGTGAGTTCAAACTCCAGATTCCGGGCCGCCACAACGTTTTGAACGCAACGGCTGCTGTTGCTCTTGCTGTCGAAGAAGGCATTTCGATTGAAGTTGCCCGCAAGGCCGTGGCTGCATTCGAAGGTGTGAAGCGCCGCTTTGAATTCATCGGCGAAAAGAACGGAGTCATGGTCTTTGATGACTATGCTCACCACCCGACTGAAGCCACTGCAACTTTGCTCGGTTTCCGCGAAGCATTCCCGGACAAGCGCATCATTGTCGCTTTCCAGCCGCACTTGTTTACGCGTACCCGCGATCAGCACGAAGCTTTTGGTAGCGCATTCTCGAACTGCGATGTGCTTTTGGTGACCGATATCTATCCGTCCCGCGAAAAGCCGATTGAAGGCGTGACCGGTGCAATGGTAGCGAACAGCGCTGCTGACCGTGGTCACCGCGATGCCCGCTTTATCGGTGATGTGAACAACCTGATCCCGGTCTGCAAGGATTTGCTTAAGCCGAACGATGTGATTGTTCTGATGGGTGCCGGTAACATTTGGAAACTTGGCCAGACGATTTTGGAGAAGAGCGTTTGA